The DNA region CTTTTGTGGTTCTAACCACCACGGCTTTCGCAATGTCACCCTTCTTAACCATGCCATCTGGAATCGCATCTTTAACCGCAACGACAATCACATCACCAATTCTCGCATAGCGAATCCGCGAATATCCTAAAATTCGAATGCATTTGACTTTTCGTGCGCCGGTATTATCGGCAACATCTAAATTCGTACCAACAGGAATCATAACTATATACCTCTTTATCAGACGAAAAACTTCGTCCTTCTTTCTATATTTCTCCTTCAACGGTACTGCGACGTAAGACTTTAACCACCCTCCATCTTTTCAATTTAGAAATAGGTCTAGTTTCCTGGAGTAAGACCGTATCCCCGGGTTGAACCGTTTCGTGTTCATCATGGGCATATATTTTTTTCGTACGGATAATTCTTTTTTCAAACAGCGGATGTCGGATTAATCGAGCTATCTGAACTACTGCTGTTTTTCTCGTTTTTCTTCTTAATACGGTTCCAATTTGTCTTTTTTTCTTCGTGGTGACTTTCACGGTTTTGTCTTTCTCCTCTATATTCTATCGCTTTTTTAACTCACGTTCTCTAATGACAGTTTTGATCCGCGCGAGGATGCGGCGCGTATTCCGCAATAACCGCGGATTTTCTATCTGGCCAGTTGCCTTTTGAAATTGCAACTTTCTAATCGCTTCTATGGTATCACGATGCGCTTGTTCCAATTCGACATCACTAAGCTCTCGAATATCTTTTATCTTTTTAATATCCACAATTATCCCCTCGTTCTCTTATGGTTAGACCATAAATTTTCTTAGCGATATGTTATCGGGAAATAAATCGAGTTTTTATCGGAAGCTTATGACCCGCTAATCGAATTGCTTCCCGAGCTACCGATTCCTCCATCCCGTCCAGTTCAAATAAAATTCGACCTGGTTTAACTGTCACAACCCAAAATTCAGGTGCCCCTTTTCCTTTTCCCATTCGAGTTTCTGCTGGCTTTTTAGTTAATGGTTTATCCGGAAAGACTCGAATCCAGATTTTTCCGCCGCGTTTTATATGTCGGGATAGCGCAACTCGCGCTGCTTCCAACTGAAAGTTATAAACCCAGCCACAGTTTAATGCTTGCATCGCGTATTTACCGAAGTTTATCTCTGAACCACGATAGGCGACCCCACGCATTCGACCCTTTTGCATTTTACGATATTTAACTCTTTTAGGTAATAACATAATTGTACCTGTTTAAATGCAATGAATAGAAATATTCATTTCCTTTTACGAATAACTATCCTGAAACATTATGTGTATAATTCATTGTCAGCTTTTTGGTTGTTGGCTACTCTCTTTATACACTTCGCCTTTAAATATCCACGTTTTAACTCCAACCTTACCATAGGTGGTATTGGCTTCTGCGGTTCCATAATCTATTTTAGCTCGCAACGTGTGGAGTGGAACCCGTCCCTGACGATACCATTCATACCGCGCCATTTCTGCGCCATCAAGCCGACCAGAACATGAAACCTTTATCCCTAATGCCCCAAGTTTTATGGCGGTTGCAACCGCTTTTTTTATTGCACGACGAAATCCAACCCGTTTTTCCATTGCAGCGGCTACGCTTTCAGCGACCAACTGGGCATCAAGTTCCGGTCGTGTAACTTCGTGAATATCTACCGTCATCTCTTTTTTGGTTTTCTCGCGCAATTCGCTTTTCAGCTTATCTATTTCCGACCCTTTTCTACCAATAATTATTCCAGGTCGTGCTGCATAAATGTGGACTCGTGCACGATTTTGTGTCCGTTCAATTTCAATCCGAGAAATCCCT from bacterium includes:
- the rpmC gene encoding 50S ribosomal protein L29, translated to MKKIKDIRELSDVELEQAHRDTIEAIRKLQFQKATGQIENPRLLRNTRRILARIKTVIRERELKKR
- the rplP gene encoding 50S ribosomal protein L16, whose protein sequence is MLLPKRVKYRKMQKGRMRGVAYRGSEINFGKYAMQALNCGWVYNFQLEAARVALSRHIKRGGKIWIRVFPDKPLTKKPAETRMGKGKGAPEFWVVTVKPGRILFELDGMEESVAREAIRLAGHKLPIKTRFISR
- the rplN gene encoding 50S ribosomal protein L14; this translates as MIPVGTNLDVADNTGARKVKCIRILGYSRIRYARIGDVIVVAVKDAIPDGMVKKGDIAKAVVVRTTKEYKRNDGSWLRFDRNSAVLINDQMEPRGTRIFGPVARELREKKFLKIISLAPEVV
- the rpsC gene encoding 30S ribosomal protein S3, translated to MGQKTHPIGLRLGITETWRSRWYAEKDYAAILHEDLMIKKYIKEKLYQAGISRIEIERTQNRARVHIYAARPGIIIGRKGSEIDKLKSELREKTKKEMTVDIHEVTRPELDAQLVAESVAAAMEKRVGFRRAIKKAVATAIKLGALGIKVSCSGRLDGAEMARYEWYRQGRVPLHTLRAKIDYGTAEANTTYGKVGVKTWIFKGEVYKESSQQPKS
- the rpsQ gene encoding 30S ribosomal protein S17, giving the protein MKVTTKKKRQIGTVLRRKTRKTAVVQIARLIRHPLFEKRIIRTKKIYAHDEHETVQPGDTVLLQETRPISKLKRWRVVKVLRRSTVEGEI